The genomic region aaaaaagaaagaggtcgaaatgcgtgagtatgaagagcttgataagctggccgacaggggtaatgctcgaaaattctacgaaaaaatgcggcagcttacagaaggtttcaagaccggagcacactcttgtagaaccacCAAAAGTgttctagtgaccgatgcccagagtatacttaaattatggagggaacacttctccagcctgctgaatggcagtggacgcacaacgccaggagaaggcgaacccgattccccaatcgatgacgatggagcggacgttccattgcccgaccatgaagaagttcgaatagcaattacccaccTGAAGAACAACCAAACGGGcgtgggccgatggattaccggccgagctattcaaacacggcggcgaagaactaataaggaacatgcatcagcttctttgtaaaatatggtcggacgaaagcatgcccaacgattggaatttaagtgtgctatgcccaatccataaaaaaggagaccccacaatctgcgccaactaccgtgggattagcctcctcaacatcgcatataaggttctatcgagcatattgtgtgaaagattaaagcccaccgtcaacaaactgattggaccttatcagtgtggctttagaccttgaaaatcaacaaccgaccagatattcaccatgcgccaaatcttggaaaagacccgtgaaagaagaatcgacacacaccacctcttcgtcgatttcaaagctgctttcgacagcacgaaaagagctgcctttatgccgcgatgcctgaatatggtatccccgcaaaactaatacggctgtgtaagctgacattgagcaacaccaaaagcttcgtcagaatcgggaaggacctctccgagccgttcgataccaaacgaggtttcagacaaggcgactccatatcgtgcgacttcttcaacctgcttctggagaaaatagttcgagctgcagaactaaatagagaaggtaccatcttctataagagtgtacagctgctggcgtatgccgatgatattgataccatcggcctcaacacccgcgccgttagttctgctttctccaggctggacaaggaactttgaagttgtagataatttcgtctatcttggaacctgcgtaaacaccaccaacaatgtcagcctagaaatccaacgcaggacaaCTCTTGCgtacaggtgctacttcggactttgtaggcaattgagaagcaaagtcctctatcgacaaacaaaaaccaaactctataagtcactcataattcccgtcctgctatatggtgcagaggcttggacgatttcaacaactgatgagtcgacgttgcgagttttcgagagaaaagttctgcgaaagatttatggtcctttgcgcgttggccacggcgaatatcgcattcgatggaacgatgagctgtacgagatatacgacgacattgacatagttcagcgaattaaaagacagcagctactctggctaggtcatgttgcccggatggatgaaaacactccagctctgaaagtattcgacgcagtacccgccgggggaagcagaggaagaggaagacctctactccgttggaaggaccaagtggagaaggacctggcttcgatTGGAATATataactggcgccacgtagcgaaaagaagaaacgattggcgcgctgctgttaactcggctataatagcgtaagcggtgtctacgccaattatgAAGTAGATACAAACCAAAGTTGGATAGTGTTGTTTCAAGATAAAGTCGatcaaacatcgtagctgttgtttgaaaaggcgtgctgtgacatcgtgacgatcgcttgctaaTTGActgcgatccataattccacaagTATGTCATCACATCCTGCGAGTACTCGTGCATGTGTTTTGGGCTGTCAATGTACGTTGATGGCAagaagaacgccgaccgatattagggcgacctcttcgtggtaTTGTAActaatttcaatctgtaattgaccactttgtatgaaacacacataaagttttcactgaataattttcaataatttaccttttgaatagccgaaataaagaaagcaaacgaccgGAATCGAAcgattcaaatattttacaaataagtcaataggaaaacaaaacaaaaaagtttaaaaaaaaatggtatgGAAAAGTCACATCTTGGAAATTTACGCTTGTAAATCTgttaaaaatgaacattttctgatattttttacaaaccatCCTCATTGGTTGAGGTAATTTTTCAATTCATGCAACGGTTTAGTCAGACAAACCGCACAAAGCAGAAActaatttaattagtttaattttatgtaCGTTTGTAGCCAGAGATTTTTAGAATAAACATAAACGAATACGACAACGTTATCTGAAtcaaaaaagtagaaatattaattttctcgttatatacatacatgtatgtacttgtataattacaattttgacCTCCTATGGTAGCAGTGCATTTCCCTACTGGGTTTCTATGTAAGTAtctgaatatatatatacattcataagtGTATGTATGAAATGCATTCCCGGTGTTGGCATAACAACctaatcacatacatacatacatataagtatatgaatatacatgCACATGGCAAGTAGGTAGAGCAAGTTATTTCGCTGACTAAAACCATTTGGTCAACCATGGCTCTAATTCTCGCTGAATGGTGAGAACAGCTTTTGGAAACCATAACTCGTACCATCTTATGCCGCATTCAGCGAAGTTAGTACGATTGTTACGATTGTAATTATAGCAAGTGTTATATTTTAGCGCTTCTGTTGCTTCCTTGAACCTCAATTGCCGGGacctttttcaataaaatttataccataagtgtaatatataaaagtttgtGAACGTCTCTCAGCACGGGCGCTGTTTTTGCTTCTTCGAATTTTAATGATTTCGTTTTAACAATGTCTTCGAGCAAATATAATTGATATTagatcaaaatttaaattaaacgtgtatgttaatacatacatacaacatacatacatatatttatatgaaacaaATGTTCGTAGTTTGGGGTTTCGCTATCAATTTGTGAGCAATATTCCTTTATTTGCTGAGCTAATGAGAAAACACAGTCGAGAACCAACTGTGAGTGCTCAGTTGTAGGTGTGTGAGTATCAGTCATGATTTTGTGGCTCTGAGCATTTCCATACTAGCGTATCTGTTGGCAATAACCAAAATGCCCAAGTTCTACGACAATAAGATCAGAACAAAACGATGtatgcaataataaaatatcaacaATTGATGTTTAACGAACAGCGTCGACTTTTATGTATcgttgtacataagtatatttacatatgtatatgtatatatacttatatgttttTACTGAACTAACTATTGAACGAAGGAAAGCCAATTGTGCAACATTTGTTGATTGAAACGTGAAATCATCGTAATCCCACTCACAAGGCAAGATCTGTTAAACGCTATTATTTTATCAGACACAACGAAAATACaatgtatactcgtatgtattacatacatacacatacaagttCGTTGAAAAGTATTAAGCCAGTGACAAAAACATATAAGCTTACGTATATTGAAGTATGtagatacttatgtacatatgtatatgttgataCGGACGTTAGTGAACTCTAGTTCGTGATCGGGGTGTGTATGGTGAATTTGAGAAATAGATGATCGTACAATTGTAAATAAGCATGTAATACTCACGTGGATGTGTACACCTAGTTTATGGAAAGGCATTGAAATACGTTCGTACAAACATTAACACGAAtacaataggggtattctcttgctcttgcaaagcCCTTGCACggtggtgcaccggcacaacaacaaacacacgcagaaaattatttgcaatggctgttaaatatgtcagaccaaaacccatgtttattttcgtgcaatgacacgtaaaaaaataattgcaaccttgcgctagctgtcattttacttaaatacatgttttgacgttaaattgttgaggaagctaaattttaaatagattttataatttatacagtttttttgttacagtttttttgttaagaatgaatgcagaaggtgtgccaattcacaatagccatgtaCAATAGTGATTTATAATAAATTGACctaatcagccgttcatatatcactagattctgcaatgagtgctctcgtgcccttgtatatttcggtataggatttttgcaatctgcaatcttgcaagggcaagagaatccccctaatatttTACGAAGGCAAGACTGGCCGAATGAGGCTTGTATAATACTAAAttgtcagaaaaaaatattccaaatttaaGCACACACTCTTCTATTTAAGTacgtatatatttgtttacaccGAATGCAAAGGGAGGCGCGAAAGAGTAAGCGGTGTGTGAAGTGTGTGTGGATATGAAGCTCACCAACCTGCCAGCAAAGGTTACTTGAGCTCTCGATCTCTTCTACATCACAACGTACTCACTTACTCCCTGATTACTTTTCACACACTACTCATATAAAtttccatacacacacacatacactcagtACATCTGCATACTTTTAAACGGTTTATTAAGATAAGTATCTGAACAAAAGAGACTCCACACTCCTGAATGCTAGTAACCGACCTCTTCCACGCTTATTTCCCATTCAATTAGCTATATCGAACTTATATACGGTTAttagaatgtacatatgtgtgtagtaAGTGACTGTCGGTGGTAGAGCCATCATCAGTAAGATTCATGAGTaaaatatctatacatatataaatacttatgtatgtcgATACATGGAGACAACGCCAACAAAGCAACATTGATGACAATATGCATAAATGTGTGTACTACAAATGGacgtaaatacttgtatgtacatacatatatacatatgtatggataggTTAGCAATGAAATAAGCTTTTAGGTCGCAGTCATCAGTAGTTTTCGTTTTCGTTctcgttttcatttattttgtacttGTAGTGAGTATCGAGCGAGCGCCACCAGTCGATCTGTCGGAGTCCGTGTTTGAATCGTCGCTAAAGCTGGATCTGTTGACAGAAACACAAGCAAGACCAGAATCATCACCATCGCTGAACTGATTGATTGGATACGGATTCTGCAGTTTCCCGCAAGCGACACAATTTCTCCCTGATCATTTTTGTTTTGACCTCGTGGACGAACGACGCGCGGTAGCGGTGGTGGTTGGATTCAGCCAAAAGTTCTACGAAAATGCTGGTCTCATTTCGCTGTGCGAAGCATTGCTTCGTTGTATTAAAATTGCTCCTTTAACGTGCTTAAACGTTCCATAGACGCTCACCGAAAACCCCAACTACGGAAAAAGATCACAACTAAAGACTCTAAATGATACAAGTTTGTTAGTGTTGCCTAAGTGGGTGTCCATTTTGTcgatatatatacgagtatatctgGAGAATGTGCGCGTAATTATAACAAACACTGGCGTTTTTCGTTTCAGGCGTGAACAAATTGAAATACACAGTCGGATCAATTAATAAGTACATTTTAATTCAAGCAAATCTGATTAAAACTTTAACAAATATTCTACGATAATAAATACGTGTGTGTTTACAGTGAGTGAATATTTATAGTTTGAGAAACTAGCTGAAACGTCATTAAAATCACGCTCTTACTAACTGGCCTAGCTCACAACGACAGCGTCAACAACTCAAcagcaaaaaggaaaaacaataacaaccataaaaaaacaacaaaaaagtgcagAAGTGAACTTATCATATTAACAAATACAGTGttgaataaataatacaaagttaaaaagttaAACACACATGAGCAGTGAACAAGATTACGATTGTGACATTGTATAGGAAAATCACCATACATCGCACACCAATTCGACTAGCGACTCTGTGTAGTGTCGAATTGTTAACAACACAAAAAACCCATTTCAGAAAGTAATCGAGTGTTGTGCGAATCGGAATAATTTAAGAAATACCACATTTTCGGAGAGcgtaatttgtttattattttccacAAATGATCATATTATCAgtcaaaaaatactaaaaacaagtaaaaacgtGGCACAATTAAAGTAGAAAATAAAGTTGATATATTCAATaaagtgcaaataaattaatCTGAATAGTCTGTGTAATACTGTCGGACATCGAACGAAAACAGTCAAAGCACCATGATGAATTCGAGCATTTGACTAGACGCGATAAGCGCAACAACAAAGCCGATAGAAAGCTGGAGTGCTGCCTGATTAAACTGATAAATTGCTGCGAACGCGCACAGTGCGAAATCCACACGAACAATTATACTTGAGAATAAACTATACAAACAGagttttcaactttttcgaTCGCGAAAACAAAACTTTGCCTTTCAATAAATGGAGAAGCCTAATCACAAAGAACTCCGATTCCATTCCAATGAGCACCAAGTGAGTTACATGTATCTGATAAACAAAATGCTGCTGAAAATCGAAAATACCCTACTTCGAAGCCATCGTCAACGTGAGACAACAGGAATAAAGGAGCTGTACAATTCCTTTTTCgtattattttaaacattttagcTGTGAAGCTTGCAAATTGTTTCACCAAAACAGCCTTCAGTgtcaaagtaaaatatttagtcAACTAGTTCGTGTTACAAAGCTATATTCATTTTAACGATATTAAGGAGTTCaatataaaatagtaaataaaataacagtaGAAATTAGTGTAAAGAAGCATACGGTTATTAGTAAAATCAAAGTGTAAATAGCTTCCCtgaatgtgaaaaataaatattgcaaggTCCCTGTACCTCAAActcttaaaaatttcaaaaatatgtgtttatagTACACACATTCTGAAGTCCGCCACCATTTTGCTACATCAACTTCATTAGGAAGATCTAAAGACAACTTCCTTGGTTGTCTTCCAAAATTCTAAACTAACAAAACGCGTCGgaaagaaataataacaacGTACGTAAGTGAAAACATTTGTTCCGGGACTCTATTATTAAATTTCGGTAATTGAACATAAATATTGCGTTTTAATCGATCGTGTGGGTGCGTGTATTAACATCCTTGGCATATTTATAAAACCGAATGGCGCTTTCGCTGCTTTCACAACATCAGCAGCAGCCAAATTATTTCGATTTGCAAACATTATTTGATCCATATCcattacaacaacatcaacaacaacacccCCAATACCCCTATAATTATCACCAACAACAAGATTTGCAActccagcagcaacaacagtacAATCACCAATTGCATatagagcagcagcagcagcaattacATTTGCCGGCGCCCAAAAGCTCAGGAATCAACGATTCGACTTTGAAAGCCGATCCGACTACAGAACCAATAAGTTTTTGTTCAGATCAAATGGAATACCCCGCCAGCAATCTTCATCAGAATCATAATCATTATCAACAGCAGCAAAGTAGAAATAGTAACGAAAACATTAACCACACTAATAACACCAATATTAATAGCAGTATCGGCAATAACAGAAAGACCAGCAACATTAcgcataataacaacaataatccAGTAAGTACCATTATCTCCGCCATAGTAGATAACAAAACAGTTCAACATTACATTATAGTGATGAACGATATTaccatttttcaatatctgtGTTACCAGTGATTGCTATTTCTAAACCTTTGTGACTTTATATTGCTATTGTGAtctcaaatttcgtgaagataccacgtcaaatgccaAAGTTTCCCAtgccagcactagattccgatcattcagtttgtatggcagctatatgctatagttaaccgatctgaacaatttcttccgatattacattatttctatgaacaataactcatacttgattccgttcgttcagtttgtatggcagctatatgttatagtggtctgatatcggcagtatcgacaaatgagcagcttctcgaagagaaaatgacgtttgcaaaattttaaaacgatatcttaataactcagggactagttcgtatatatgtatatagacagacggacagacggacatgggtaaatcgaaccagctcaacatactgacaatttgtaatatatacatatatactttatagggtctccgacgcttccttctgggtgttacaaacttcgttcgaactttatataccctgttcagggtataattaccGGTAGTAAAATATCGATCATtagtattatattattaaacagacattttttaagttttaaacatGAAATTAGTTTTCTGCTAATTTAAACATAtaagttctttttttttctatattggcgtagacactgcttacgtgATTAAAGCTGAGTTTATAACAGCGCGCCTGTcgttcttcttctttgctgtttggcgtcaattggagatcccaagtgtagccaagtccttctccacctagttTTTCCAACGGTGGaaaagtggaggtcttcctcttcctctgcttttcccggcgggtactgcgtctaatactctcagagctgtttcttaattcgctgaactatgtcaatgtcgtcg from Bactrocera tryoni isolate S06 chromosome 3, CSIRO_BtryS06_freeze2, whole genome shotgun sequence harbors:
- the LOC120770586 gene encoding uncharacterized protein LOC120770586 codes for the protein MEKPNHKELRFHSNEHQVSYMYLINKMLLKIENTLLRSHRQRETTGIKELYNSFFVLF